The nucleotide sequence CTTCCTGCAGTACGCCAGCCTGAAGAAGCTGCCCGTGCACCGGGCGATGCTCGAGATTTCCGAGCTCATCTACGAGACGTGCAAGACGTACCTCATCACCCAGCTCAAGTTCATCGGCGTCCTGTGGGCGCTCATCGCCGTGGTGATGGTGGGCTACTTCGGCTTCCTGCGTCACATGGACGTGGGCCGGGTGGCCATCATCCTCATCGCCAGCCTCGTGGGCATCGCCGGCTCCTGCGGCGTGGCCTGGTTCGGCATCCGCGTCAACACCTTCGCCAACAGCCGCACCGCCTTCGCGTCGCTGCGTGGCAAGCCCTACCCCACCTACGCGATTCCCCTCCAGGCCGGTATGTCCATCGGCATGGTGCTCATCAGCACCGAGCTGCTGCTGATGCTGGGCATCCTCCTGTTCATCCCGGCGGACTTCGCGGGCCCCTGCTTCATCGGCTTCGCCATCGGTGAGTCGCTGGGCGCGTCCGCGCTGCGCATCGCCGGCGGTATCTTCACCAAGATCGCCGACATCGGCTCCGACCTGATGAAGATCGTCTTCAAGATCAAGGAAGACGACGCGCGCAACCCGGGCGTCATCGCCGACTGCACCGGCGACAACGCGGGCGACAGCGTGGGCCCCTCGGCCGACGGCTTCGAGACCTACGGCGTGACGGGCGTGGCGCTCATCACCTTCATCCTGCTGGCCGTCGAGGTGCCCTTCCGCATCGAGCTGCTGGTCTGGATTTTCATGATGCGCATCGTGATGGTGCTCGCGTCCCTGGCGGCCTACGGCCTGAACAACCTGTACCAGGGTGGCAAGTACAAGAACGCGGACCACATGAACTTCGAGCACCCGCTCACCGCGCTGGTGTGGGTGACGTCCATCATCTCCGTGGCCCTGACGTTCCTGGTCAGCTACCTGCTCATCCCGAACCTGGGCGGCGACAGCAGCCTGTGGTGGAAGCTGTCGGCCATCATCACCTGCGGCACCCTGGCCGGCGCCATCATCCCCGAGGCCATCAAGGCCTTCACGTCCACCGAGAGCCGCCACGTGCGCGAGGTCGTCACGGCCAGCCGCGAGGGTGGTGCGTCGCTCAACGTCATCTCCGGCCTGGTGGCGGGTAACTTCTCCGCCTACTGGATGGGCCTCATCATCGCCGGCCTGATGGGCCTGGCGTTCTGGTTCAGCGGCGCCGGTGTCGAGGGCGCGGGCGTGGGCCAGCTGATGCTCGCCGCCCCGGTGTTCGCCTTCGGCCTCGTGGCCTTCGGCTTCCTCGGCATGGGCCCGGTCACCATCGCGGTCGACTCCTACGGCCCGGTGACGGACAACGCGCAGAGCGTGTACGAGCTGTCCCTCATCGAGAACGTCCCCAACGTGAAGGAAGAGGTGAAGCGCGACTTCGGCTTCGACCTGGACTTCGAGAAGGGCAAGCAGTTCCTCGAGGAGAACGACGGCGCGGGCAACACCTTCAAGGCCACTGCCAAGCCGGTGCTCATCGGCACCGCCGTGGTGGGCGCCACGACGATGATCTTCTCCATCATCGTGCTGCTGGTGGGCATCACCACCGGCCCCAACGGTGAGCAGATTCTCGACCCGGCGAAGGCGCAGTTCCTGTCCCTGCTCCACGCCCCGTTCCTCCTGGGCCTCATCACCGGCGGCGCCATCATCTACTGGTTCTCCGGCGCGTCCATGCAGGCCGTGTCCACCGGCGCCTACCGCGCGGTGGAGTTCATCAAGGCCAACATCAAGCTGGAGGGCGTGGAGAAGGCCAGCGTGGAGGACTCCAAGCGGGTGGTGGAGATCTGCACCCAGTACGCGCAGAAGGGCATGATCAACATCTTCCTCGCGGTGTTCTTCAGCACGCTCGCCTTCGCCTGCCTCGAGCCGTACTTCTTCGTCGGCTACCTCATCTCCATCGCCATCTTCGGCCTGTACCAGGCCGTGTTCATGGCGAACGCGGGCGGCGCCTGGGACAACGCGAAGAAGCTGGTCGAGACGGAGCTGAAGGCCAAGGGCACGGACCTGCACGCGGCCTGCGTCGTCGGCGACACCGTCGGCGACCCGTTCAAGGACACGTCCTCCGTGGCGCTCAACCCGGTCATCAAGTTCACCACCCTCTTCGGCCTGCTGGCCGTGGAGCTGGCGGTGGAGCTGAATGCCGCGGGCCAGGGCACGCTCACCACCATCCTGGCGGCGGTGTTCTTCGTGGCGTCGACGGTGTTCGTGTACCGCAGCTTCTACGGCATGCGCATCCAGAGCGTCGGTGGCGACACCAGCGACGTGAAGCCGGGCGCGGCCATGAAGACGGCCTAGAAGCCGCCTTCGCCCCACTGAGCTGAAACGAGCGGCAGGGTGCCCCCGGGCGCCCTGCCGCTTTGCTTTTCAGCGGCTCACGCGCCTATCGCCTCCGGGTCCGTCGCCAGCTCGCCGCCCAGGTGCATGCCCGTCTGGCACCGGTAGTCCGTCACCAGCGAGGCCACAATCGTCGACAGGCCCACCAGGACGTGGATGGCGGCGGCCACGGGGCTGCGCCTCGCGTAGCCCAGCACGAAGGGCGCGAGGATGGCCGCCGCGCCATAGGCGTAGTCGGCGATTTCGTGCGCTTCGATGGGGATGAGCTTGGTGAGGCTCAGGCGGTAGTCGGTGAGCAGCGACACGCCGATGACGGAGGAGCCCAGCGCCAGCCCCGCCGCCCTGGCCACCGGGTCATCCGACAGCAGGCCCGCGAGCAGTGAGGCAGTGCCGCCCTTGTAGTCCAGCAGCGAGTGCACGTCCTGCGGTATCCACCGGCGCAGCGGCAGCCGGCCGAACAGCGGGCGGGACAGGATTCCCGCCGCGGCGCTCTTGTCCAGCGCGCGGCGCACCACCCGGCGCAGGCCCGGCTCCCCCAGCACGTGGGGTGGGACGAGAGAGGGGAGGAATCTCGAGGTCTGCGGCTCGGCCATGGCGGCACTCCTTCCAGTCAGCGGGTCGTGACGTTGCCGCCAAGGTAGCCACGCGGCCCCCGGCGCAGGGGGGCCGGACTCCTCGCCTGCCCGGACTCCAGGGGCAGGAACCCCACCCGCCACGGCCTCCTGCCCGCCGGGCAGGCAGGGGGGCTTCCACTCGGCTGCCCGCCCCGGGCAGACTAGGGGCCGCAGCATGGCCCCCGGTTTCTGAGAGGGCGAAACGCCGCGGCGTGAGCCGCTCTGAACGAGAGAACGCGATTCATGGCAACTGGTACCGTGAAGTGGTTCAACGATGCGAAGGGCTTTGGTTTCATCGTGCAGGATGGCGGCGGTGAGGACGTGTTCGTCCACCACTCCGCCATCAACATGGATGGCTTCCGCACGCTGGCCGAGGGCCAGAAGGTGGAGTTCGAGGTCGGCCGCGGCCCCAAGGGCCTGCAGGCGCAGAACGTTCGCGCGGGCTGAATCAGGCCCCCTGTAGACGTCCGGAAGCCCGGTCTCGCGCCCACGAGGTCGGGCTTTCTCTTTGCGGACGGAAGGCGCCTCTTGCGAGGCTCGCCCCATGCGCCTGCCCCGCCTCCCCCGTGTCATCGGCTTCGACGATGGGCCCTTCGCGCGCCGTCCCGGCGTCGCCGTGCCGCTGGCTGGCGTGGTGTGCGGGGGCACGCGCTTCGAGGGGCTCGTCTGGGGGCGCGTGCGCCGCGACGGGTGGAACGCGACGCGCGAGGTGTGCCGGCTGCTGGAGGGCGGCAAGTTCCTGCCCCAGCTCCACCTGGTGCTGCTGGACGGCATCGCCTTCGGCGGCTTCAACGTGGTGGACCTGCCGGAGCTGGCGGCGCGGCTGAAGAAGCCGTGCGTGGCGGTGATGCGACGGCCCCCGGACCTGGACGCGGTGGAGCGCGCGCTGCGGCACCTGCCCCGCGCGGACGAGCGCTGGGCGAAGCTGAAGCGCGCGGGCCCCATCCACGAGCTGGGCGGCTTCACCTTCCAGGTGCAGGGCGCGGAGCCCGCGCTGGTGGCC is from Pyxidicoccus trucidator and encodes:
- a CDS encoding sodium-translocating pyrophosphatase, whose protein sequence is MTPTVPRMDALRKSVTGAAARALALLTVFAASAAHASEADLVLPNFSEVTFFGGFNGYQLLLSGIVVCVVGLIFGFLQYASLKKLPVHRAMLEISELIYETCKTYLITQLKFIGVLWALIAVVMVGYFGFLRHMDVGRVAIILIASLVGIAGSCGVAWFGIRVNTFANSRTAFASLRGKPYPTYAIPLQAGMSIGMVLISTELLLMLGILLFIPADFAGPCFIGFAIGESLGASALRIAGGIFTKIADIGSDLMKIVFKIKEDDARNPGVIADCTGDNAGDSVGPSADGFETYGVTGVALITFILLAVEVPFRIELLVWIFMMRIVMVLASLAAYGLNNLYQGGKYKNADHMNFEHPLTALVWVTSIISVALTFLVSYLLIPNLGGDSSLWWKLSAIITCGTLAGAIIPEAIKAFTSTESRHVREVVTASREGGASLNVISGLVAGNFSAYWMGLIIAGLMGLAFWFSGAGVEGAGVGQLMLAAPVFAFGLVAFGFLGMGPVTIAVDSYGPVTDNAQSVYELSLIENVPNVKEEVKRDFGFDLDFEKGKQFLEENDGAGNTFKATAKPVLIGTAVVGATTMIFSIIVLLVGITTGPNGEQILDPAKAQFLSLLHAPFLLGLITGGAIIYWFSGASMQAVSTGAYRAVEFIKANIKLEGVEKASVEDSKRVVEICTQYAQKGMINIFLAVFFSTLAFACLEPYFFVGYLISIAIFGLYQAVFMANAGGAWDNAKKLVETELKAKGTDLHAACVVGDTVGDPFKDTSSVALNPVIKFTTLFGLLAVELAVELNAAGQGTLTTILAAVFFVASTVFVYRSFYGMRIQSVGGDTSDVKPGAAMKTA
- a CDS encoding SPW repeat domain-containing protein, producing MAEPQTSRFLPSLVPPHVLGEPGLRRVVRRALDKSAAAGILSRPLFGRLPLRRWIPQDVHSLLDYKGGTASLLAGLLSDDPVARAAGLALGSSVIGVSLLTDYRLSLTKLIPIEAHEIADYAYGAAAILAPFVLGYARRSPVAAAIHVLVGLSTIVASLVTDYRCQTGMHLGGELATDPEAIGA
- a CDS encoding cold-shock protein, producing MATGTVKWFNDAKGFGFIVQDGGGEDVFVHHSAINMDGFRTLAEGQKVEFEVGRGPKGLQAQNVRAG
- a CDS encoding DUF99 family protein, producing the protein MRLPRLPRVIGFDDGPFARRPGVAVPLAGVVCGGTRFEGLVWGRVRRDGWNATREVCRLLEGGKFLPQLHLVLLDGIAFGGFNVVDLPELAARLKKPCVAVMRRPPDLDAVERALRHLPRADERWAKLKRAGPIHELGGFTFQVQGAEPALVAEALARVTDRGRVPEALRLAHLIGSAVVTGESGQRA